The Micromonospora violae DNA segment TGGATCGTGCAGATGGTGTGTTGGGGGTACGAAACCGACAGGGTCTGGCTTGCGGTGGTTTGCCGGCCGGACGCTCGCGTGGAGGATGGCTGCGGCGGGTGCTTACAGAACCCTTAACCCGGGCCTGCGACCGTATCCCGGGCCAAGCCGAACTCGGGGGAGCGGACAAACGTGCGGGTGCTGGTGGCGGATGACGAGCGGTTGTTGGCGGACACGGTGGCCGAAGGGCTGCGCCGCCTCTCGATGGCCGTGGACGTCTGCTACGACGGTGACGGCGCGTTGGAGCGGGTCGGGGTGAACCGGTACGACGTCGCGGTGCTGGACCGGGACATGCCGGGGCGTACCGGTGACGAGGTGTGCCGCAGCATCGCCGGTTCACAGGTCGGCACCCGGGTGCTGCTGCTCACCGCGGCGGCCGGTATTCGGGACCGGGTGGAAGGTCTCGGCCTCGGCGCGGACGACTATCTGACCAAGCCGTTCGCCTTCGCCGAGTTGGTGGCCCGGGTGCAGGCCCTCGGGCGGCGGTCCACGCCGGCGCTGCCCCCGGTGCTCGCCCAGGATGGCCTGGTGCTGGACGTGGGCCGGCACACGGTCACCCGGGACGGCCGCCCGGTGACGTTGAGCCCGAAGGAGTTCGCGGTGCTGCACGTGCTGCTGCGCGCGGGCGGTCAGGTGGTCAGCGCCGAGGAGCTGCTGGAGCAGGCCTGGGACGAGTTCGCCGACCCGTTCACCAACGCTGTACGGGTCACCGTGATGACCCTGCGCAAGAAGCTTGGCGACCCCGCGATCATCCACACCGTTCCGAAGGCCGGTTAC contains these protein-coding regions:
- a CDS encoding response regulator transcription factor, yielding MRVLVADDERLLADTVAEGLRRLSMAVDVCYDGDGALERVGVNRYDVAVLDRDMPGRTGDEVCRSIAGSQVGTRVLLLTAAAGIRDRVEGLGLGADDYLTKPFAFAELVARVQALGRRSTPALPPVLAQDGLVLDVGRHTVTRDGRPVTLSPKEFAVLHVLLRAGGQVVSAEELLEQAWDEFADPFTNAVRVTVMTLRKKLGDPAIIHTVPKAGYRIGGTA